In one window of Fimbriimonadia bacterium DNA:
- a CDS encoding prepilin-type N-terminal cleavage/methylation domain-containing protein has translation MTVRRKQRDLHRQGGSGAAAATGPHGAHAGVRAPPLRAQRRWRRGFTLIELLMVVAVVGVVLGLVYPVVLQARRQSLRASCTTNLRNLYVALQAYCDDHGGWRNAPRYLSAIEPYAKDMRVMHCGADPRPTTGTRFPLIIGCPWDVPPYVRYPVSYHYIRHFEPWDGAYHWRWILARAPRLGILACPWHGYKCRNQTTLVPFGRYCGSR, from the coding sequence ATGACGGTTAGGCGAAAGCAACGGGATCTCCACCGCCAAGGAGGCAGTGGCGCAGCCGCAGCGACTGGCCCTCACGGTGCCCACGCCGGTGTACGTGCGCCGCCGCTGCGGGCACAGCGCCGGTGGCGTCGCGGCTTCACTCTTATCGAACTGCTGATGGTGGTCGCGGTGGTAGGGGTCGTGTTGGGGCTGGTCTACCCCGTCGTGCTGCAGGCGCGACGGCAGTCACTGCGCGCGTCCTGTACGACGAACCTGCGCAATCTCTACGTCGCGCTTCAAGCCTACTGCGATGATCACGGCGGCTGGCGCAATGCGCCGCGGTATCTGTCGGCCATCGAGCCGTACGCAAAGGACATGAGGGTAATGCATTGCGGTGCAGACCCGAGACCGACCACCGGGACTCGGTTCCCACTCATCATCGGCTGCCCGTGGGATGTGCCGCCCTACGTGCGCTATCCCGTGAGCTACCACTACATTCGCCACTTCGAGCCCTGGGACGGCGCCTACCACTGGCGCTGGATCCTGGCGCGAGCCCCGCGCCTCGGGATCCTCGCCTGCCCATGGCACGGGTACAAGTGCAGGAATCAGACGACGCTCGTGCCGTTTGGCAGGTATTGCGGCTCCAGATAG